The region ACTCTTTTCTTCTAAAGCTATGTCACCAGCTGCTCGTATTAAACCGCCTAATTCCCTCAAGCGCAAGGTTAAATGTCCTTTTCTATTTGCCCGGCGCTGCGCTTCTTCAATAATTTGCAATACTGCTTCTTTTTCAAAATGTGGAATTTTTTTATCGTTTGTTACTTCTTGGGCCACAAACATGGCTATTTTGAATTGATTTTCTGGAGTATCCTCAATGGTTTCTTTCATATACACTTCATAACCATATCCGCGAATTCTTGAGCGTAATGCTGGATGCATATTTTTCATAGTTTCCATGTTACCAGCTGCAACTAAAACATAATTACAAGGAACTTCTTCTGTTCTTACCATAGCTCCTGCTGATCGTTCACTTTGACCAGTAATAGCGTATTTATTATTTTGCAACGATGAAAGCAATTCCTGCTGGGTATGAGGCTCTAAGGTTGCAATTTCATCAATAAATAATACACCCATATTTGCTTTATGAATCATCCCTGCAACAACTCGTTCATGCGCAGGTGTTCCTAAACCGCCGGTTTGGAATGGATCATGAAGCACATCCCCCAACAATGCTCCTGCATGCGCGCCTGTTGCATCATAAAAAGCCACTTTATCTACATTTGCATTGTCTACAATAATTTTAGGAACTTGAGCTTTAACTCCCATTCTTTTGCCAAAATTCATAATCATAACAATGCCAATGATTAAAGCCATTGATGTTAACATTGACGCAGCATAAATTACTGGCTGATCAAAGGGAAAAATCTTGTATTTATATCCTAAATATGGCCCCACTGATACAAGAATTGCAATGAAAAACAAAATAATATTCTGGTTTTTGAACATATTTGCTCCTTCAAGCTTTGAACGTAAAATTAAATCCCTTCCTGTGCCCGCAGGAACTACTCTGATCAAAGGTTTATTTTCATCATGAGGATTAGGAAATGAAAGTATATCAACAAGCTTTTCTTTAGGGAGAAGTTCAGCAAGTGCTTGACCGAGCATAGAATTATGGACAACTAATCCCCCATTGACAATGTAATTATGAACACCTTCTATTTCAAAATCATACATGTCGTCTTCAACTAGCTTTATTTCTTTGATTTTATCCCAAAAAAGATCTGCATTGCATAGTAGTTTTAATGTTTCTAGTTCTGGAAATGAGGAAACTGCTGCAGAAAATTCGCTACCACTTTGATTATTATTATGGAGGGATATATTCTGTTCAACTTTTTCGACAAAAGAACGTGCAAATCCTCTGCTTGCTTGTCGTTCATTATGCCTTATTTTTCCTAAGGTTGCATGATACATGTCTAAACCATCATAGGTAAGATGAACTTTGTTTTTAATTGTGTAAAGCAAACCTCCAAGTTCTGGAATAACATCAACATTGGTATTTGCTTGTTTCTGTTCATAGTGAGAGAATGCTTGTTGCTTGTAATCTACTACTAGCTTCAGCATTTTCTCTAATTTGAGAAGATTCTTGCAGTCTTGGATTGAAAGCGTAAAATAAGTTCTGCAGTGTTTTTTTATGGTATTTGTTGCGCATTTTTTTTGTACTTTTACTCTACTTTGGATCTCAAAATGTAATAACAGAAGCCGAAGCTGTTCAATCAAGAGTTTACTTGACGAAGTAGCATGAAAACCACGATTTGCACTCACATAACCATCGCCATCAATATACCCGCTTATAAAAGCTCCAACTACTTCTCGAGGTGCTGAAAAGAGCAGCTGGGGAATTACTTTCTTGCTTGACTGTTTTGTAGTTTCTATTGGAAGCTGATAAACCGCATGCAAATATTCAATAAGCGAACGTGATTTTCTGATGTAGACTGCGTCTTCTTGCAATTCAATGAGTTGTTCAGGATAATCAAATTTTTCTTT is a window of Candidatus Woesearchaeota archaeon DNA encoding:
- the lonB gene encoding ATP-dependent protease LonB, translating into MKKEQDPLNFNNTKDIKINQKMIDQVVGQEHAANVIKKAASQRRHVFLIGEPGTGKCVGKDTLLSTTLGPISAENLFQNLISKDVLLTSNDELYTLPKKEIKVHALNKEGKIVSQRILRLYKGKRKKGLQIKTYSGAEVIVSGEHPILSIKDNKLIFKPSEELTEGCWVGLARVLTSNDSYVNELKSILNTDITPRYYQYKGKNNVVCVPIKIPWSLDADLAYFLGIYIAEGRWQGNIKIYNQNKSIQAKIKNILKEKFDYPEQLIELQEDAVYIRKSRSLIEYLHAVYQLPIETTKQSSKKVIPQLLFSAPREVVGAFISGYIDGDGYVSANRGFHATSSSKLLIEQLRLLLLHFEIQSRVKVQKKCATNTIKKHCRTYFTLSIQDCKNLLKLEKMLKLVVDYKQQAFSHYEQKQANTNVDVIPELGGLLYTIKNKVHLTYDGLDMYHATLGKIRHNERQASRGFARSFVEKVEQNISLHNNNQSGSEFSAAVSSFPELETLKLLCNADLFWDKIKEIKLVEDDMYDFEIEGVHNYIVNGGLVVHNSMLGQALAELLPKEKLVDILSFPNPHDENKPLIRVVPAGTGRDLILRSKLEGANMFKNQNIILFFIAILVSVGPYLGYKYKIFPFDQPVIYAASMLTSMALIIGIVMIMNFGKRMGVKAQVPKIIVDNANVDKVAFYDATGAHAGALLGDVLHDPFQTGGLGTPAHERVVAGMIHKANMGVLFIDEIATLEPHTQQELLSSLQNNKYAITGQSERSAGAMVRTEEVPCNYVLVAAGNMETMKNMHPALRSRIRGYGYEVYMKETIEDTPENQFKIAMFVAQEVTNDKKIPHFEKEAVLQIIEEAQRRANRKGHLTLRLRELGGLIRAAGDIALEEKSELVLRKHVLRAKLIAKTLEQQIADRYIERKKEYAVIRVSGKQVGRVNGLAVIGDGASYSGIILPIESEVTPGGKESEIIATGKLGEIAKEAIKNVSAIIKKLFGEDIKGTCDIYVQFLQTYEGVEGDSASIAVATSVISALKKVPIKQNYAMTGSLSVRGEVLPIGGVSAKVEAAIEAGIKLVIVPESNLQDIVLSQDKLKKIKIVPVKNIKEVLTEVMDWSKHRKILEKIKSG